One region of Streptomyces capillispiralis genomic DNA includes:
- a CDS encoding condensation protein yields the protein MSAPARIPFPVVDEVARHCLQEEEPETVHIEVHLPGHLEPARIRKAFTEALRRHPRILVREAPGPWYRRRYEWEPTDGPDVEVVRFPAPGKDALGDARTRALAQAPPLSASPPVRLDVVAGSGTVLVLTINHTALDGPACLRVLATAAELYGGRDNSPAAPPVRAPGPPQGPADTPSAWSPPARVARGTPERSPGNGLLVAELPLPRRPRGAPYTVNDQLMVTTALTIAHWNREHGAPRRPLRITMPVDDRPRDTTMPIGNGTRLVEVPFAPDELDPAGMPGLLRRTASRTRALKSLPRPQLGHGAALLTAPWAPVGCRAALTRALRRAAAPWTSTTLLSNIGRVPYPLDFGAEAGRAGAVWFSAPARMPRGLTVTTASTAGRLHLALRWSRALLGDGDGDRLRDLFAHYLHTTEATE from the coding sequence ATGAGCGCACCGGCGCGGATCCCCTTCCCCGTCGTCGACGAGGTGGCCCGGCACTGCCTCCAGGAGGAGGAGCCGGAGACGGTGCACATCGAGGTGCACCTGCCGGGGCACCTGGAGCCCGCCCGTATCCGCAAGGCGTTCACCGAGGCCCTGCGGCGGCATCCGCGCATCCTCGTGCGCGAGGCCCCGGGCCCCTGGTACCGGCGCCGCTACGAATGGGAGCCGACCGACGGGCCGGACGTGGAGGTGGTGCGCTTCCCGGCCCCCGGGAAGGACGCCCTCGGGGACGCCCGGACCCGGGCGCTGGCCCAGGCGCCCCCGCTGTCCGCGTCCCCGCCGGTCCGCCTCGACGTGGTGGCCGGGAGCGGGACCGTCCTGGTCCTCACCATCAACCACACCGCCCTGGACGGTCCCGCCTGCCTCCGTGTCCTGGCCACCGCCGCCGAGCTGTACGGCGGCCGGGACAACTCCCCCGCCGCCCCGCCCGTACGGGCCCCCGGGCCGCCGCAGGGCCCGGCGGACACCCCGTCCGCCTGGTCCCCGCCGGCCCGCGTGGCCCGGGGGACCCCCGAGCGCTCGCCCGGCAACGGTCTCCTCGTCGCCGAGCTCCCGCTCCCGCGCCGCCCCCGGGGCGCCCCGTACACGGTCAACGACCAGCTGATGGTCACCACCGCGCTGACCATCGCCCACTGGAACCGGGAGCACGGCGCGCCCCGCCGTCCCCTGCGCATCACCATGCCGGTCGACGACCGCCCCCGGGACACCACGATGCCCATCGGCAACGGCACCCGGCTGGTCGAAGTGCCCTTCGCGCCGGACGAACTGGACCCCGCCGGGATGCCCGGGCTGCTGCGCCGCACGGCCTCCCGCACCCGCGCCCTGAAGTCCCTGCCGCGCCCGCAGCTCGGCCACGGCGCCGCCCTGCTCACCGCGCCCTGGGCACCCGTCGGCTGCCGTGCCGCGCTCACCAGGGCGCTGCGCCGGGCGGCGGCGCCGTGGACGTCGACCACGCTGCTCAGCAACATCGGCCGCGTCCCCTACCCGCTGGACTTCGGCGCGGAGGCGGGCCGGGCGGGCGCGGTGTGGTTCTCGGCGCCGGCCCGGATGCCCCGCGGCCTCACCGTCACCACCGCGTCGACGGCGGGCCGGCTGCACCTGGCCCTGCGCTGGTCCCGGGCCCTGCTGGGCGACGGCGACGGCGACCGCCTGCGCGACCTGTTCGCGCACTACCTGCACACCACGGAGGCGACCGAGTGA
- a CDS encoding alpha-(1->3)-arabinofuranosyltransferase domain-containing protein — protein MTTTVQAPPPAAVPSRATASGPPEGPRPRRWLLGFWAVVFVLFLAVRPGRQTFDTKLGVTVDPGRFLADLGVLWQDRGSFGGISDQYAGYLWPMLPYYWLADLVRLPVWLAERLWMSLIVTVAFWGALRLAERLRVGGGASRLLAAAVYALWPVFTTVVGSTSAAALPGAFLPWVLLPLADERYAARVAALRSALLVPFMGGVNAASTLASLLPAGLYLLSRPPGPRRRKLIAWWAPAVIVATAWWWIPLLLLGAYGENFLPYIETSRTTTDTMAATEALRGAGNWVAYLHFGEAWLPAGWTVASSVLVVVCSALAAGLGLAGLARRDLPERRWLVLTVLVAALVLLAGYGGASGGPFHAVVQDWLDGWLSPFRNIYKFQTGLALALVLGLAHLVGAAVGPRGAHRVRGRRFAPPAAALLVLPGLLWPYLNGSILGAGSFQEIPRYWQATADWLEEHSPDSRALVVPATAHGIHTWGSTVDQPLDAVADSRWAQRDHVPFGTPGNRRALDAVEQALLTGGEVPGLADYLSRAGVVHVVVRNDLDPGQIGSVPTTTVKRTLEQSGYERVTGLGPVMTGGVIAHGTPLQVEGLYPRQRAVEIYRPAGADVPRPGRAGLAPVADTAVVSGGPEALLPLAGGLRGRPAVLTGDRHPGLGTPPVQVTGDGMRRADTRFGLVNANTSYTYTRDERNAPDAAQDAGERPHQILPAEGLAHQTVAELRGARAVSASSYGNWLFHLPRYDPVNAFDGDPATAWAEGSAGSPDGQWLRIAFDGRYDMPESVGVTPLPQDGVRAAATRLRVETENGSVTGFLRANGTKQRIKAPAGPTEWMRLTIVDSTAERAGLTGAGFSEIDLPGVQVTRLLRLPTDATDSTADAQVVSLHRAADPTGLSPTGGEAGLHRRFDTGTAGTYEVRASAVAVPGEALDRLLYEVAPEQRNRIVATADSTARLGPGLSARNLTDGDLTTAWIAGDRPTVRLSWTGKQPVGELVLAPAGGLSARAAEVHISSPDGAAVAGVDENGWVRFPPITTDRLDITVTGTAPLTLHHPVAGEDLQLPVGLTEAYVPALDAYRTPQPSGTREVALECGRGPVLAVDGELYPTSVRGTVRDLVERRPVEVTPCRDGRAQREVELPAGSHRVEAGDAGPLAVTDVTLTRGTVPEPSAAVRELRVRDWLGDRREVSVGAGAASYLTTYQNHNDGWTATLNGEELTPLRLDGWQQGWHVPAGAGGTVKLSYEPATTYHAGLAGSGAGIAVLAGLALWRRRAANPDAPQPVPPAPGVWLGAVALTLVAVVIAGWWALLVPALALLARRRPALLVPVAFAALAAAGVVAAAGAGEPVGADGGAFGHAAQVLSLTGLFAALVTLGGSRGRGPEPDDRPDGPDSPGSTAVLPPVTAPAAAPRPPVPPPATGAPGGTDAPHVPRPRGTEGGGPV, from the coding sequence ATGACGACCACGGTCCAGGCTCCCCCTCCGGCAGCCGTCCCCTCGCGCGCGACCGCCTCCGGGCCCCCGGAGGGGCCGCGCCCGCGCCGCTGGCTGCTCGGCTTCTGGGCCGTGGTGTTCGTGCTGTTCCTGGCGGTGCGGCCGGGCCGGCAGACCTTCGACACCAAGCTCGGCGTCACCGTCGACCCTGGGCGCTTCCTCGCCGACCTGGGCGTGCTGTGGCAGGACCGGGGCTCCTTCGGCGGCATCTCCGACCAGTACGCCGGCTATCTGTGGCCGATGCTGCCGTACTACTGGCTGGCCGACCTGGTGCGGCTGCCGGTGTGGCTGGCGGAGCGGCTGTGGATGTCGCTGATCGTGACGGTGGCGTTCTGGGGCGCGCTGCGGCTGGCGGAGCGGCTGCGCGTGGGCGGCGGGGCGTCCCGGCTGCTCGCGGCGGCGGTGTACGCGCTGTGGCCGGTGTTCACGACGGTCGTCGGTTCGACGTCGGCCGCCGCGCTGCCGGGCGCGTTCCTGCCCTGGGTGCTGCTGCCGCTGGCCGACGAGCGGTACGCGGCCCGGGTCGCGGCGCTGCGGTCGGCGCTGCTCGTGCCGTTCATGGGCGGGGTCAACGCGGCCTCGACGCTGGCGTCCCTGCTCCCGGCCGGCCTGTACCTGCTCTCCCGCCCACCCGGGCCGCGGCGGCGCAAGCTGATCGCCTGGTGGGCGCCGGCGGTGATCGTGGCGACCGCCTGGTGGTGGATCCCGCTGCTCCTGCTCGGCGCGTACGGGGAGAACTTCCTGCCCTACATCGAGACGTCGCGGACCACGACCGACACCATGGCGGCGACGGAGGCGCTGCGCGGCGCCGGGAACTGGGTGGCCTACCTGCACTTCGGTGAGGCGTGGCTGCCGGCCGGCTGGACGGTGGCGTCGTCGGTGCTCGTGGTCGTCTGCTCGGCGCTCGCGGCGGGGCTGGGGCTCGCGGGGCTGGCCCGGCGCGACCTGCCGGAGCGGCGCTGGCTGGTGCTGACCGTGCTGGTGGCGGCGCTGGTGCTGCTCGCCGGGTACGGGGGCGCGTCCGGCGGGCCGTTCCATGCGGTGGTGCAGGACTGGCTCGACGGGTGGCTGTCGCCGTTCCGCAACATCTACAAGTTCCAGACGGGGCTCGCGCTGGCGCTGGTGCTGGGGCTCGCGCACCTGGTGGGCGCGGCGGTCGGGCCGCGCGGGGCGCACCGGGTGCGGGGCCGGCGGTTCGCGCCGCCGGCCGCCGCGCTGCTGGTGCTGCCGGGTCTGCTGTGGCCGTACCTCAACGGCTCGATCCTCGGCGCCGGTTCGTTCCAGGAGATCCCCAGGTACTGGCAGGCCACGGCGGACTGGCTGGAGGAGCACTCCCCCGACTCCCGCGCCCTGGTGGTCCCGGCGACCGCGCACGGCATCCACACCTGGGGATCGACCGTCGACCAGCCGCTGGACGCGGTCGCCGACTCCCGCTGGGCGCAGCGCGACCACGTGCCCTTCGGCACGCCGGGCAACCGGCGCGCCCTGGACGCGGTCGAGCAGGCCCTGCTCACCGGCGGCGAAGTGCCGGGTCTGGCCGACTACCTGAGCCGGGCGGGCGTCGTCCACGTCGTCGTCCGCAACGACCTCGACCCCGGCCAGATCGGCTCCGTGCCCACGACGACGGTCAAGCGCACGCTGGAGCAGTCCGGGTACGAGCGGGTCACCGGGCTCGGTCCGGTGATGACGGGCGGGGTGATCGCGCACGGCACCCCGCTCCAGGTCGAGGGCCTGTACCCGCGGCAGCGGGCGGTGGAGATCTACCGTCCGGCCGGTGCGGACGTGCCGCGGCCGGGGCGGGCCGGGCTGGCACCGGTCGCCGACACGGCCGTGGTGTCCGGCGGGCCGGAGGCGCTGCTGCCGCTGGCGGGCGGGCTGCGCGGCCGGCCGGCGGTGCTGACCGGTGACCGCCACCCGGGGCTCGGCACCCCGCCGGTCCAGGTGACCGGTGACGGGATGCGGCGCGCGGACACCCGGTTCGGTCTGGTCAACGCGAACACGTCGTACACGTACACGCGCGACGAGCGCAACGCGCCGGACGCCGCGCAGGACGCGGGTGAGCGGCCGCACCAGATCCTTCCGGCCGAGGGGCTCGCGCACCAGACGGTGGCCGAACTGCGCGGCGCCCGCGCGGTGTCGGCGTCCTCCTACGGCAACTGGCTGTTCCACCTGCCGCGGTACGACCCGGTGAACGCCTTCGACGGCGACCCGGCCACGGCGTGGGCGGAGGGCTCGGCCGGCTCCCCGGACGGGCAGTGGCTGCGCATCGCCTTCGACGGCCGGTACGACATGCCGGAGTCCGTCGGCGTCACCCCGCTGCCGCAGGACGGTGTCCGGGCGGCGGCGACCCGGCTGCGGGTGGAGACCGAGAACGGGTCCGTGACCGGGTTCCTGCGGGCCAACGGCACCAAGCAGCGGATCAAGGCGCCCGCCGGGCCGACGGAGTGGATGAGGCTGACGATCGTCGACTCGACGGCGGAGCGCGCCGGTCTCACCGGGGCGGGCTTCTCCGAGATCGACCTGCCCGGCGTCCAGGTGACCCGGCTGCTGCGGCTGCCCACCGACGCCACGGACTCCACCGCCGACGCCCAGGTCGTCTCCCTGCACCGCGCCGCCGACCCCACCGGGCTGTCCCCCACCGGCGGCGAGGCGGGGCTGCACCGCCGGTTCGACACGGGTACGGCGGGGACGTACGAGGTGCGGGCGAGCGCGGTGGCGGTGCCGGGCGAGGCGCTGGACCGGCTGCTGTACGAGGTGGCGCCCGAGCAGCGGAACCGGATCGTCGCCACCGCCGACTCCACGGCACGGCTCGGCCCGGGGCTGTCCGCGCGCAATCTGACCGACGGCGACCTGACCACGGCGTGGATCGCGGGCGACCGGCCGACCGTCCGTCTGAGCTGGACGGGCAAGCAGCCGGTCGGCGAACTGGTGCTGGCCCCGGCCGGCGGGCTGTCCGCGCGGGCCGCCGAGGTGCACATCAGCTCCCCGGACGGCGCGGCGGTCGCGGGCGTCGACGAGAACGGCTGGGTCCGCTTCCCGCCGATCACCACCGACCGCCTCGACATCACGGTCACCGGGACCGCCCCGCTCACCCTGCACCATCCGGTGGCCGGCGAGGACCTGCAACTGCCGGTGGGGCTGACCGAGGCGTACGTCCCCGCCCTCGACGCGTACCGCACCCCGCAGCCGTCCGGCACCCGCGAGGTGGCGCTGGAGTGCGGCCGGGGCCCGGTGCTGGCGGTGGACGGCGAGCTGTACCCGACGAGCGTGCGCGGCACGGTGCGGGACCTGGTGGAGCGGCGCCCGGTCGAGGTGACGCCGTGCCGGGACGGCCGGGCACAGCGGGAGGTGGAGCTGCCGGCCGGGTCGCACCGGGTCGAGGCAGGGGACGCGGGCCCGCTGGCGGTGACGGACGTGACGCTGACCCGGGGGACCGTGCCGGAGCCCTCGGCCGCCGTCCGTGAGCTGCGGGTACGGGACTGGCTGGGCGACCGGCGCGAGGTGAGCGTCGGCGCGGGCGCCGCCTCGTACCTGACGACGTACCAGAACCACAACGACGGGTGGACGGCCACGCTGAACGGCGAGGAGCTCACACCGCTGCGGCTGGACGGCTGGCAGCAGGGCTGGCACGTCCCGGCGGGCGCGGGCGGCACGGTGAAGCTGTCCTACGAGCCGGCGACGACGTACCACGCCGGGCTGGCCGGGAGCGGTGCGGGGATCGCGGTACTGGCCGGGCTGGCGCTGTGGCGGCGCCGGGCCGCCAACCCCGACGCGCCGCAGCCGGTTCCGCCGGCGCCCGGGGTGTGGCTCGGCGCGGTGGCGCTGACGCTGGTCGCCGTGGTGATCGCGGGCTGGTGGGCGCTGCTGGTACCGGCGCTGGCGCTGCTCGCGCGGCGGCGGCCCGCGCTGCTGGTGCCGGTGGCGTTCGCCGCGCTCGCGGCGGCGGGCGTCGTGGCGGCGGCCGGGGCGGGCGAGCCGGTGGGCGCGGACGGGGGCGCGTTCGGCCACGCGGCCCAAGTGCTCTCCCTGACCGGCCTGTTCGCGGCCCTGGTGACCCTCGGCGGGTCCCGCGGCCGGGGCCCGGAACCGGACGACCGCCCGGACGGCCCGGACAGCCCGGGCTCCACGGCGGTGCTGCCCCCGGTCACGGCACCGGCCGCCGCCCCCCGGCCCCCGGTACCCCCGCCCGCCACCGGGGCGCCCGGGGGAACGGACGCGCCGCACGTGCCGCGCCCGCGCGGCACGGAAGGGGGCGGGCCCGTATGA